A genomic segment from Truepera sp. encodes:
- the hemW gene encoding radical SAM family heme chaperone HemW, producing MTVSALYLHVPFCPSICPYCDFHKMLRNESLVARYLDRLGGEAAELSARFPGPLETLYLGGGTPSHLTDDELGQVFTALRSGWGRAAGSDETTLEADPLTFDEARLDRFHGLGVTRLSIGLQSTDDATLRFLGRVHDGEEGRRAVSQALQAGFRVNVDVIMAVPGQDLGADLRRVMDLGARHVSVYSLTIEPNTPFARRGVTVDPEADADAFELAGSVLAEYGLERYEVSNFAVPGEESRHNLGYWRGRYYLGLGPSASAYLPGGAFGVRTKNPPIKTWLLGARPELDTLGPDDYLLERLMTGLRTREGLPLLELEDRLGARLEAVAPAWWRDVTRHGLLRVAEGRLRATPTGLERLDALLRAFVRDRASLDALTG from the coding sequence GTGACCGTCTCCGCGCTCTACTTGCACGTGCCGTTCTGCCCGAGCATCTGCCCGTACTGCGACTTCCACAAGATGCTCAGGAACGAGTCGCTGGTGGCGCGCTACCTGGACCGCCTAGGGGGCGAGGCCGCCGAACTCTCGGCGCGCTTTCCCGGGCCGCTCGAGACCCTGTACCTGGGGGGCGGCACCCCCTCGCACCTGACGGACGACGAGCTTGGGCAGGTGTTCACCGCCTTGCGCTCCGGCTGGGGTAGAGCCGCGGGGAGCGACGAGACCACTCTCGAGGCCGACCCCCTAACGTTCGACGAGGCCCGCCTCGACCGCTTCCACGGCCTCGGCGTCACGCGCCTTTCGATAGGCCTCCAATCGACCGACGACGCCACGCTGCGCTTCCTGGGCCGGGTTCACGACGGCGAGGAGGGGCGGAGGGCGGTGAGCCAGGCCCTGCAAGCGGGGTTCCGCGTGAACGTCGACGTGATCATGGCCGTACCCGGGCAGGACCTGGGCGCCGACCTGCGGCGCGTCATGGATTTAGGCGCCCGGCACGTGAGCGTCTACAGCCTGACCATCGAGCCGAACACGCCTTTCGCCCGCCGCGGCGTGACGGTGGACCCCGAGGCCGACGCCGACGCGTTCGAGTTGGCCGGCAGCGTGCTGGCGGAGTACGGGCTGGAGCGCTACGAGGTGAGCAACTTCGCGGTGCCCGGCGAGGAGTCGCGGCACAACCTCGGCTACTGGCGCGGGCGCTACTACCTCGGGCTCGGCCCTTCCGCCTCGGCGTACCTGCCCGGCGGCGCGTTCGGCGTGCGGACCAAGAACCCGCCCATCAAGACCTGGCTGCTGGGGGCACGCCCGGAGCTGGACACGCTCGGGCCCGACGACTACCTGCTCGAGCGCTTGATGACGGGCCTGCGCACGCGGGAGGGCCTCCCCCTGCTCGAGTTGGAGGACCGCCTGGGAGCGCGCCTCGAAGCGGTGGCGCCCGCCTGGTGGCGCGACGTGACGCGGCACGGACTCCTGAGGGTCGCCGAGGGGCGGCTGCGCGCCACGCCCACCGGTCTGGAACGCCTCGACGCCCTGCTGCGCGCTTTCGTGCGTGACAGGGCGTCACTCGATGCGTTGACCGGCTGA
- a CDS encoding extracellular solute-binding protein, whose translation MKRSVTTLGVVLALLLAAPAFAQDWENVDPSGQTVTFWHQHTRDRETALEKIVQEFNDTNEWGITVDAEYQGGYNDIYKKMVSLLGTADTPNLVVAYQNQAATYELVDGLVDMSPLVNSPKWGISPEDQADFFPGFWNSDIFPTFDNKRLGLAPNRSMEMMYYNADWLKELKAAGKIDFDGPPVTPEQFTAAACAASNTPFSGATASGSPIGYEMSADASRFASFTFAHGGNVYDSTTNRYTLDSPAAMDAMNWLQDMFTKGCAQLQTEAYGDQTDFGNGRLLFAVSSSSGLPFYRDAVDAAAAFDWSVAAIPHTTPEPVMNIYGASVSMPAGHSPEQTLAAWLFLKYYTGTKAQTEWAIASEYFPVRKSVAEGLADFFDAHPAYKTAFDLLPYGISEPNVPGYDPVRDNIASEMVAIADGEDVAETLHALNQQANLILDDQLSQLPSN comes from the coding sequence ATGAAGAGAAGCGTTACGACCCTTGGGGTGGTGCTGGCTCTGTTGCTGGCCGCCCCGGCCTTCGCGCAAGACTGGGAGAACGTCGACCCAAGCGGCCAGACGGTGACGTTCTGGCACCAGCACACGCGCGACCGTGAGACGGCGCTGGAGAAGATCGTCCAGGAGTTCAACGACACCAACGAGTGGGGCATCACCGTCGACGCCGAGTACCAGGGCGGTTACAACGACATCTACAAGAAGATGGTCTCGCTCCTGGGCACCGCCGACACGCCCAACCTCGTCGTGGCCTACCAGAACCAGGCGGCCACCTACGAGCTGGTCGACGGCCTGGTAGACATGAGCCCGCTGGTCAACTCGCCTAAGTGGGGCATATCGCCCGAGGATCAGGCCGACTTCTTCCCCGGCTTCTGGAACTCCGACATCTTCCCGACCTTCGACAACAAGCGACTCGGCCTCGCGCCCAACCGTTCGATGGAGATGATGTACTACAACGCCGACTGGCTCAAGGAACTGAAGGCCGCAGGCAAGATCGACTTCGACGGCCCCCCGGTCACGCCGGAACAGTTCACCGCCGCGGCCTGCGCCGCCTCTAACACGCCGTTCTCCGGCGCCACGGCGTCGGGCTCGCCCATCGGCTACGAGATGTCGGCCGACGCCAGCCGCTTCGCCTCGTTCACCTTCGCCCACGGCGGCAACGTGTACGACTCGACGACCAACCGCTACACCCTCGACTCTCCGGCTGCCATGGACGCCATGAACTGGCTCCAGGACATGTTCACCAAGGGCTGCGCCCAGTTGCAGACCGAGGCCTACGGCGATCAGACCGACTTCGGTAACGGCCGCCTGCTCTTCGCCGTCTCCTCGAGCTCCGGCCTGCCGTTCTACCGCGACGCCGTCGACGCCGCCGCCGCCTTCGACTGGAGCGTCGCCGCCATCCCGCACACCACGCCCGAGCCCGTCATGAACATCTACGGCGCGAGCGTCAGCATGCCCGCCGGCCACAGCCCCGAGCAGACCCTTGCCGCCTGGCTGTTCCTCAAGTACTACACGGGCACCAAGGCCCAGACCGAGTGGGCCATCGCCAGCGAGTACTTCCCGGTACGCAAGAGCGTGGCGGAAGGCCTCGCCGACTTCTTCGACGCGCACCCGGCTTACAAGACCGCGTTCGACCTCCTCCCCTACGGCATCTCCGAGCCGAACGTGCCGGGCTACGACCCCGTGCGCGACAACATCGCCTCCGAGATGGTCGCGATCGCCGACGGCGAGGACGTGGCGGAGACGCTACACGCCCTCAACCAACAGGCCAACCTCATCCTCGACGACCAGCTGTCGCAGCTGCCGTCGAACTGA